From the genome of Nicotiana tabacum cultivar K326 chromosome 2, ASM71507v2, whole genome shotgun sequence:
gtttgagacccattggccattgtgacttttggaagagattgagaatacgaaatagtagtgaaaagagatttgttaccagatgcacctgaatcaatgacccaagactcagaggatgaagattgggagaaacaagtcacgctattacttgtttgaacaacagaagctatctcagaagatgtctgcttacatgctttatactgaaggaactcaatataatctgctaaagaaaccatccgactattcaaagcatcggttcccatgtcgatacaatttgtagtagtagggttaacttgaaatagtgaaaataagtaactcctgtgagaaaactgaagaaatagcttAAAAAACACTGTTTACAGCAGGAAAACAGAACATTGTTATGCGCCGAAACACGGTTCATGCCGGAAACACTGTAGCTCGCAGGAAAATTCCAAAGTTGTCGGAATTTGTCGTAACCAGGATGGATAGATTCGGAATTCCTTTGCGAGCAAGCTGTCCTGAAAAAatgttttcaaaaaatggccggaaaggtcactgttcacgccggaaaaatataaaactggtcggaatttgatttgaattagatgggtaggctcggaattttgaggagagCACACTGTCCTGAAGAAGCTTCGCGAAAAAAATGGCCGGAAAGTGGTCGGAACCCTCGCCGGAAAAATTGTTGTTGCCGGCGCGTGGAGGAGCGTGGTGGTTTTTCTGCCAGATAAAATTTCAGGGGTTGGTCGTCGGAGGGTGATCTAcctcgtggtggtgttggttttagcacaacactgacagaaagtgactttcacttagacaagccttaggtcaccggaaaaattgcacgatgactaagttctttcttcccggttaatgctggaatgacgcacaacgatcttttctcactaatgctctgataccatgtgagaaggcacgggagaaaatatgttattgatattggatgataaatacaatacaagaggtccctatttatagttatacactacaaggagatattactcatcttccaatgtgggacaagactacactatacatatctgtaaactaacaATTAGGGTAAAGTGTGCTTAGTCAGGTGTAACGAGAACCAAAGATAATAATTGAGTGATCAAAGTAGTAAATTTTTTCCCAATAAAAGTAAGGAAAAAACTAGCTTCAAATGATAAATTCTGAGAAATTGACGAAAGAAGCCTTACGTTCCAGTGACGTTATTTATCCTTTCAATTGCTCGTTCTCTTATTTGTGATGCTTCCAAATACCTATCTAGCTCAGAACGAGTCCTGAAATGACATGGAAAAGCTGTAGGGGAACTTATTGAGCATGTACCCTTTTACGTAGTAAAGGAAGAACGCTTAAGTCTTGACAAGGTTTGGTAGACACCAAAACTAATAAGAGGCTTACCAGTACAAGAGAGAGTAAGGCTGTCTAGGCAAGGCAGAAATATAGTTACTCCATCTTGAGTATTTCATGAGGCTTGCCTCGCTAATTAAATATGTAGCAAGAAAAGGCCAATCTGGAACATTGTACTGTTTTAACACAGCACCAACCTCAGGGTTGCTCCATTTCTGGCATCACCAGCACATAGCAAGACAGGAAAAAAAACCTCCGTTGGTACCAgaattcataatattttaaaTCCAAAAAGTACATAGATTTAAATAATGGTAACTGTATCTGTTGTATTCTAGATACTTTCGTTATGCCCCTCCCATCTGATTTACTTGAATTAGGAAGGGCTCGTGTCTTAAATCTCACAGCATTGAACATATGAAACCTGAACCGGTGATCACAGGTTGCTATTTGCCATAGTGTTTAATGTTAACCATCTTTTAAACACATGGAAAACCGTTTCCCCTTTCTCATTTTTCCCCTTTAGTAAACCAACTAATCCACAACTAAACAAGGAGAAACAAAACATTTCAGTTTGCAGTTACTCAGTATGCTGTAGAACCTATACTTACACATGTATAGCATGGCATCTAAACCAGTAACTAATTAAAAACTTTAAGGATACCTAATTCTTCCGTTATCTCTACTGATATACAAATATATAAGTAACACTTGAGATCCATTTGTAGCCATTCTGCCTCCAAGCTGCACTAATGACTAGTATGATTCTGAGAATAAGAACAATGGTAAACATTCCAGTGGTATTTCAAGTATGGGGTATGAGAAATATTTGTTTATAAAAGAATCAACTTTACTATTTAAGAAATGCAATTCAGATGTGTGGCTAGTATAATTGTTTGGAAGAAAGGAAATTCAGAGGAAAAGAAAGATGTCATCTTGTTATTGCACTCCTTCTACCTGGAGATGGCTATTTTTTTGTTTGTGTGCGAGCGTATATATGTTGGTATTCGGACCAACTTGCTCATACTTGCCTAATCCATTGGAAGTTACTACAACCCCCACAAGTACATGTGAAGGGTAAATCGGTCCATAAACCAAATTTTGTAGCTGGAATTCCAACTTGAGATCTCAAGGTTATTACCCTATGCAATCAACAACTCAACCATCCCTAGGGGTTAAGGGCTATAAACTATATATGACAGAGTTTGCCAACTGAGGCAGACAATCACGGCAATCTTGATGTATTAGCAACTGACAATCATGGGAAGCCAAGGTTTACACTTTATTTCCATGTCCTAAAAGTCCAACTAAGCTAACCTAGCATGAGATACACTGCAATGTCAAGAAGTTAGAGCTGAAGTGCATCAACATCCAATTTCTAGTCCGATTGACCTTCACCTTAATGACTTCTATACCAGACAGGTAATGAAATATTAGTTTCATGTTCAAATTTGTTCCACATCCTGTCTTATTAAACTGTAAGTCCTTCAAAATCTCTGCGATCTGCAACATGTAATAGTAATACAAGTAGAGTACTTTATATGTCAGGGAAAATTACCTATTTAGCCTGTAAACATGATCCTACTTCTGTTCATTGAAAATAGTTCTTACAGAGGATCATTCTAAGTTAAGACTGTtacatttcatgttacgatctcAAGTTTTCCACCTCAGTTGGTTACTCAGGCTCCCAGACAGAAATTAGGATTTGTTAATGAGCAGTTATGTTCGTTGCAGGGATACAAAACAACTTAATTAACATCTGATTTACAAATTAAAATTTCCCTCTTAAGCCCCCGGTCTTTCGTATAATAGTAAGAGTGCAACACGTGATGTGTGGATTAGGTGCACCTCATGAGTTCGTACCCTGCTTGCTATCTAAGCGGAGAAAGGTCGATGGCCGggcccattatccaccgagtttaATTATAGCCCCGCTAATTTTACTTCAGGCCAAGTTCAAATATCAAACAAAAGACTACTCCatttgtttcaatttatatgacatATTTTCTTTATTATTCTGTTGCAAAAAGAATGATACATTTCTATACTTGAAAACAAATTAACTTTAAACTTTACGTTTTACCCATTTTACCTTAATaaaaaacttttataaccacacaaatatcatggctCTACAAAACTTTTTAACTTTATGTTTTTAaaaccacaatttcaaaagtcttacttttttcttaaacttcttGTCGAGTCAAACTAAGTCACATAAATGGAGGAGTAATAACTTTACCGAGTCAGCAGTGATGACAAGTGAGGGAGGAACAAAGAGCAACTTTTCCCCTTTCCTAATATTCTTAAGAGCAACAAGGCCTCTTTCTCCAACATCCACTCTTTGTATGCCCATTTTCTGTTCAGGCAACCCCGAATCCGACAACCATTTCTGCAAAGTCGACGCATTTTCGAGAGAATCAATGTCGCAGCCCCACGGAAAATTCTCTGTTTTTGTCGGTTTGGTAGTTTCAGCTGCGGAAATTGATGATGAACAGCGGATATTAATGAGGTTGGGAGTAGTATTGTTTCTTCTGTGGAAAGTGTAGGAGGAGTTGAAGTGGAGAGTGGTTCTGTGAGACGGAGAGTTATGGGGAAAATGAGGAAGGAAACCTGATTGGAGTATTCTAGAAGCTTCCGCCATGGCTAGAGAAGAGAGGTGAAAGAGTAGGAGAGAAGATAAATGAACTATTGCCTTATCTGTTGAAAGGTGAGGTGAGGTGAGGGGATAGCTTTCAAGATTGGTCGTTTTGACAGTTAGAATTTATCTGAATTCTTTAATCGTCAACAATAAAACTTAAGGATTTAAAATTTAAAGTTATATACAATACAATGATAATGAAATATTTTAATTTTGCACATTCAGAGGCGGAGCCATAATTTTAAAGAATTATAGACTTTAAGTACTAATAACGgactaaatttaatatttgtatatatttaattaatttttaacacaaatactccctccgtctcaaatTATCTGTCGCGTTTTTTGTTTTACACCgcttaagaaaataataattatgaggcattttttattattttatcttgatTTATGTCTTATTGGTACTTGAAGAATCATAATATTACCCCATAATTGAGGTGTTTGTAGTTTTCAAGATAATTACTACTAGgggtaaaataaaataaaaaaataattaagtttgttttgaaCTTCTAAGATGataataatttgagacaactatttttataaatcacAACATATAATTTGAGATAGAGGGAGTATATTATTTAAGCAAAAGCTAATGACTTGGCCTAATATGTACTCGAGCTTCTAGCTCCGCCCCTAGTGATATCAAATTAATTAGCATCTTTATCAGACTATCAATTataaatacccatttaaaagatttatttatttatctaccTAATTGCAAATATATTTTTTCTAGAAAAACTAACTCAAATAATTGTTTGTCTAAAAAAATAGCCGGCAAACGTATAATAAATAATTAGTGTACTATGTATATTGATTAGAGGCTGTAAATAAACTAACCACCCCATTGCTGTTAAACAGTAAAACACAATTTATATaattggaaggaaaaaaaaatcatcCTTATTTGCAGTCCAAGTTAGAACACAAAATATATCTACAAAACGACGACGTTTGTGGTATTCCTTTGAACACACATGATGAGATATTGTCAATTATTTTGGTCCTTCGGAGTAGTTCGCACTTCGCTGGTCAGCGGTTGCTGCATTTTCCTTATTACTCTAAAAATGTTAGCCAATACCAGCGTCATCCCCTCCAACTTTTCTTCACTACTATTTCTTAAAAATAAGAAAGTCAACACTAGAATTTCATTTCCAAACAGTGCAAAAATCAAGAATCCAAAGACCCATTTTTTCAAGAACTCAATCTACAATTACAACTACATAAATACCAAAATTTCAGTATTTGGGAAAAAGGGTCGTCTGTATATATGCCATAGTTCactaaactttcaaaatcaagaagATCCAATTATGGAAAAAGATACAGATGTTTCTAATGAGGTAAGTGGTGGAAGCAATAATGGAGCAAGTGGAGGAGACCAATGGGATTGGACGACGTCGTTTTTGCTCTTTGGATTGTGGGGTGGACTCATGTACTATGTTTTCTTCCTTGCTCCTAATCAGACCCCGGTATCACATCGTATTTTTCTGCTAAATattctcttttcttgtttcttccgGCTTAAAGTCATGTTTTTTGCATATTTCTACATAGACAATTATCGAGTTATAGTTTATAGTTTATGTGAAGCGTAACCGGTAAAATTGATACTATGAGACCAAGGGTTCAACCCGTGGAAACATACTTTTGCAGGAATGCAAGTTAAGACCGCATtaatacaatagacccttgtggtctggccctTGTGGTCTGACCCTTCTCTAAACCCTGCGCATAGCATCCATTTCTTAAATTTAGTGCTCAATTAAACAGGTTCACATGAAATGAAGTGGAGAGAGCAGTTCTCTAGTGTGctaaaaataattgaaatatCAAAGTATGAGAAGATGCTTTGTCAACAAGTACTCCTTTATGATACTTATTTGCTTCACTCTTTACTCTATAGCTCTCTGCTCTGTATTGTATTTTTTTCTTAGTCCTTTTTTAACCTTAAATTTGCAGTTGACAGACATGTATTTCTTAAAGAAACTCCTTAATTTGAAAGGAGATGATGGCTTCCAAATGAATCAAGTGCTAGTGAGTCTTTGGTACCTCATGGGTTTGTGGCCATTAGTTTACAGTATGCTGCTCCTTCCTACCGCTAGAAGGTAAAATCTTGGGTTGTACAGTTCTTGATTTTTTTGTTGGCTCTATATATaattgagccgagggtctatcggaaacaacctctctacttcacaaggtaggggtaaggtccgcgtacacattaccctccccagaccccacctgtggGATTACACcgggtttgttattgttgttgttgttctataTATAATGTGAGATTAAGTCGCTTGGAGTGATCAAGTGTAATTCAAACATTCTGGAGTAACTGTTGTGACTAACACATTAGGAAAAGTACCACATTCAAATTTGTCTAGATTTTCTAGCTTGGACAGCAAAAAAAAAGATACAATCATTCGATATAAAATCTTGTTTTTTCTGCAGTTCAAAGAGCAGCATACCTGTCTGGCCATTTCTCGTACTTTCATTCTTTGGTGGTGCATATGCTCTTATCCCATATTTTGCTCTCTGGAAACCACCTCCTCCACCTGTTGAAGAAACTGAGCTTCGAAGGTGGCCTCTAAATTTTCTCGAATCGAAATTGACTGCTGGGGTAAGGAATGCTTTTGTCTGACTACAGTCTACTTTTTCTAGCTCTAAACCAAAGAATATGGAACAGAAACTCTGTGATATATATAAGCATGTAAAAGATCTTGTTGCAACCGCATCTTATCTGAAGTAAGTAGAAAAAGGAGTAATATCGGACACCTTAAGTGGTAGCACTGTTTTGTATGCTTTTTCCCCAATATTGGAAGATTAAAATTTTTTAGGGAACTGATCGTAAAGTGCTTTATAGCTTGAGAGATGAACTACTTTTCTGTCTTCTAACTAATGCAAAATCAGGTAACCATGGCTGCAGGGCTAGGGATAATATTTTACGCAGGTTTATCAAATGGAGATGTTTGGAAGGAATTTTACCAATACTTCAGAGAAAGCAGATTCGTAAGTTTCTACTTTAGTGTCTATATTTGATATGCTGCATAACATGTTACCATAAATTTAGCTGTTGAGTTAGTGTCATATTTCATTGTCTGATGGAGTAATGAtctcatctttttttctttttttttcctataAGGTTGACTAATGATCTTACTTCGTTGACAATCTTAGTTTCCTGCAAAAACTGGTTAGCGGGTTTGATATTTAAATGAGCAGTTACCTGGTCCAGAAGATGGTCCGTGTGATAACTAAGAAATCTGCTTCAGCATTTCACCATATGTTGAAAGAAATAAAGCTAGTAATATGTTCAGCCAGTCGTTAAAATAACAGTAGAGGTCTacttcttgataattatatt
Proteins encoded in this window:
- the LOC107830033 gene encoding uncharacterized protein LOC107830033 isoform X1, which encodes MLANTSVIPSNFSSLLFLKNKKVNTRISFPNSAKIKNPKTHFFKNSIYNYNYINTKISVFGKKGRLYICHSSLNFQNQEDPIMEKDTDVSNEVSGGSNNGASGGDQWDWTTSFLLFGLWGGLMYYVFFLAPNQTPLTDMYFLKKLLNLKGDDGFQMNQVLVSLWYLMGLWPLVYSMLLLPTARSSKSSIPVWPFLVLSFFGGAYALIPYFALWKPPPPPVEETELRRWPLNFLESKLTAGVTMAAGLGIIFYAGLSNGDVWKEFYQYFRESRFIHAMSIDFSLLSAFAPFWIYNDMTARKWYNKGFWLLPLSVIPFLGPALYLLQRPSIPTMPVSSSPTSTEEK
- the LOC107830033 gene encoding uncharacterized protein LOC107830033 isoform X2; amino-acid sequence: MLANTSVIPSNFSSLLFLKNKKVNTRISFPNSAKIKNPKTHFFKNSIYNYNYINTKISVFGKKGRLYICHSSLNFQNQEDPIMEKDTDVSNEVSGGSNNGASGGDQWDWTTSFLLFGLWGGLMYYVFFLAPNQTPLTDMYFLKKLLNLKGDDGFQMNQVLVSLWYLMGLWPLVYSMLLLPTARSSKSSIPVWPFLVLSFFGGAYALIPYFALWKPPPPPVEETELRRWPLNFLESKLTAGVTMAAGLGIIFYAGLSNGDVWKEFYQYFRESRFIHAMSIDFSLLSAFAPFWIYNDMTARKCTIPSPTSIYSHNASLIKPNFD